The following DNA comes from Thermodesulfobacteriota bacterium.
GGTGGTGTATCTTAATTCTGGCCGACTTGAGACATCACCTTATATATAAAAGCGGTTGTTGGCATGGCAGGTAAGTATAGGATTGGATTGAGAGATGATCAGGCATTTTTATAAACGGGCAATACAGGATATTCGGGAAAACAGGTTTTTAAATGTCGTCACTATTATCACCATAGCGCTGTCAATTCTTATCGTCAGCGTTTTTGCTCTTTTTTTCATTAATACCAACGATCTTATCAACCATTGGAAAAAAGGCATACGGATTATGGTGTATCTTAAGACAAATACTGCTGAAGCAAAAATTCCGGATATAAAAAAGAAATTTGAGGAGATGTATGGGGTTTCCAAAGCTGTGTTTATCTCTAAAGAAAAAGCGCTTGAGCAGCTCAAACAGCACATGAAATCGCAAATTTCGCTTCTGGAGGATCTCAAGGAAAATCCGCTTCCAGATGCCTTTGAAGTGCGCATGATCCCTTCATCGCAAAGCTGGGAAAAAGTGGATATTTTATCGGCCAAAATAAAATCGTTTCCATTTGTGGACGATGTGGAATACGGCGAGAAATGGCTTGGACGATTTACCAATGTGGTCAGCCTGTTCAGGTTAACCGGATATGGAGTTGGCGGCCTTTTTTTTATGGCAGCCGTGTTTATTGTCGCCAATACCATTCGACTTGTGCTTTACTCCAGGCGGGAAGAAATCGAAATCATGCGCCTTATTGGCGCTTCCGACAGTTTTATTAAAACACCATTTTACATTCAAGGATTTATCCAAGGGACATTTGGAGGGATCATCGGGCTTGGCATTTTGTTTGTTGCCTTTATGATCATCGCCTCCAATATTGGGCATGGATTCCTCCCGGGCTCTTTTCAAATAAGATTTCTTCCCCCGGTGGTATTTTTTTCAGTAGTCATAAGCAGCATGCTGGTGGGATGGTTGGGATGTTATCTTTCCCTTAAGCAATTTTTAAAAGCATAATCTGGGCTTCGTTTTTGAAAAAGCAATAGCAATAAATGGGCTTTTTAAGAAAATTTGCCACCGAGTTTCACAGAAAGACACTGAATTTTATTTTTTCTATCTGTGAAATTTCTCTGCAATTTCTTGGTAATCATATAATGAACAAAAAAAACAATAAATTTAGCCCTATCTTTATCGTTATTATCTTTCTTGTGTTGTTTTGCTTTGGTGCCGCTTCTGGTTTTGAGGAGACAGAAATTGACCGGCTTAAAGAAAAAGCAAACGATGTTGAACAGAAAATAGATAAAAGCCAAACCGAGGTGTTAAAATATTCCAAAAAAGAAAGTGCCATCACACATAGCCTTGACAGGATTGATTTTTCTTTGAACAAAGCCAGACGGAAAATTTCTCTCAACAAATCCGAGCTTTCGGTCCTGGAAAAAAAAATTTCCAAGACAACCAATGAATACAAAAAACTAACCAAAAAAATTGAATTAACTGAAGATTATGCAGCCACTCGACTGGTGGCACTTTATAAGATCAACCAAATGGGTCAATTGAACCTTCTGGTCACGGCTGAATCTGTCCATGAACTGGTACAACGAAAAATGGCTTTAGAGCGGATACTTGAATATGATGAAAAAATAAGAAACGCTTTTGTTGAGGATAAGATCCGCCTTAAAAAAGTGCTGAATCGTTTGAATCAGCAGCAAATTAAAAAGGTCTCTCTTAAAGCGGATATGAATAAACAATTCGGTATGATGTATCAAAAAAGAAAAGCTCGTGAAAAGCTGCTTAAAGAAATACGCTCAAAGAAATCTTATGAACTCGCGGCCCTCTATTCTCTTAAAAAAACAGCCAAAACGCTGGACCAAAAAATAGAATCCTTGGACGCTAAACTGAAGCAAGACAGCGAAGACAAAAAATCTTCTTTTCCTGCGTTTAAGGGGTTGCTTAAAATGCCTGTCAGGGGTAAAATAGAACGTTTTTTTGGTGCGTATAAAAACAGCAAATTTAACGTAACTAATTTTTGCAGCGGCATAAATATCGGAGCAAAAAGAGGGGAACCGGTTGCCGCCGTATATGATGGAAAAATAATTTATTCCAGCTGGTTTAAAGGCTACGGGAATATGATAATTATAGACCACGGGAGCAGTTACTATACCTTATATGCACATCTGGAAGAAGTCTTCGTGGATAAGGGGGCAGAAATAAAAACCGGTCAGGTAATCGCAACCGTTGGTGACACAGGTTCATTGACTGGTCCTAGTTTGCATTTTGAAGTCCGTCATTTCGGGAAACCTGTTGATCCGCTTGAGTGGTTAAAAGCCGGGTAATTGTTCACCGGCACTGCATCTGCACGCGTTCAGGGCAACCAGCATAGCATAACCATACTATAGCTGATCGCCCTGAGCACGCACATCTACAGCACCTGTGAACGATTACAAAACCCAGATTGTACGACCTTCATTTGAATGGGCGTGGCGAACGGTTACAAAGCCAGTTAGAAGGAGATTAATATAATGATCATAAAGAAAAGAAAGCACCTCAGGCTGTGGATAGCCCTAACTGTTACCGTTATTTTCCTCACCATGGGGACAGGCTTTTACGGCAATCTTGAGGCAAAGAGTGAAGAAACTTACCAAAGCCTTAAGGTTTTTTCTGATGTGCTCGAAATAATAGAAAAGAACTATGTGGATGAAGTCGATTCAAAGGAACTCATTCAAAAGGCAATTCAGGGAATGGTTCAAAGCCTTGATCCCCATTCGTCGCTGATGCCACCCGAGGATTTTCAGGACCTGAGTATCGATACAAAGGGCGAGTTCACCGGAATCGGTATTCATATAACCATGCGGGACAAATTTGTTACCGTGATTTCGCCCATAGAAGGAACGCCTGCTTATCGGGCCGGTATAAAAGCTCAGGATAGAATTATCAAAGTGGATGGCAAGCCGACCACCGACTTACGCGAAGCAGTAAAAATGATGAGAGGTCCCAAAGGCACCACCGTGGTGGTAACCATCCAGCGCAAAGGAGCAGCCGACCCGATTGAATTTACCCTTATCCGTGATACCATACCGATAAGGAGCGTCAGATCCGCAGTTTTAAAACCCGGATATGGATATATCCGCATTTCCAATTTTAACCAGAGCACCACCGACGATCTAAAAAAGGCGCTCGCCGAACTCGAATCAAGCGCCAAAACCGGTGACGCACCCTTAAAAGGTCTCGTTCTTGACTTTCGCAACAATGGAGGGGGACTGTTAAACCAGGCAATTACAGTTTCAGACCTCTTTATAGAAGAGGGGATTATTTTATCCATCAAGGGTCGGACCAAGAGAAATACAAAAGATTTCCCTGCCAGTGTCAACAATGTGAAACGAACCTATCCGATTGTAGCCCTGATTAACGGAGGAAGTGCCAGTGCCTCTGAAATTGTTGTCGGAGCGCTGCAGGACCACAAGCGTGCCCTTGTACTCGGAACCACATCTTTTGGTAAAGGCTCCGTACAGACGGTTGAAACACTGCGTGATGGCTACGGACTTAAATTGACCATTGCCAGATACTATACGCCAAGCGGAAGGGAGATCCAGGCAAAAGGGATTGAGCCGGATGTCGTTGTCAAGCACAGGTTTGCAGATGAATCCGACTCAGAAGGCGACGAAGAGCGCTTTTATAAAGAAAAAGATCTGAAAAATCATCTTGAACCGAAGTCCGGTGACACGAAAGTCATAAAACCTGAACCTGGTCGTAAAAAAGGTAAAAAGAAAGGCTCCAAAAAGCGCGAAGAGGAGTACCTGGTGGGCCCCCTTAACGCCAAGAACCTGAAGTCGGATAACCAGATTATGCGTGCACTTGAACTCCTCGTAGGGTATGATTTGCTTAAAGGTTTTCAAAGCTGATGTAACTGCCTTCCATGGTTAAAAGAAAAACTAAAAAAAAAAGAGCTAAAAAAAAAGCCCGGAAAAAAATTTCCCTAAGTACTTCTCTAATTAAAATTTTTTTCGGATTTACCATTCTTCTTGTTTTGGTTTTTCTCGCCGGTGTTCTTGCCCATCATTTCATGTTGCGCAAGGAGCCGGTGAAAGGTTTACAGCCATCAGAGCAAGCGCCGATTACCCAAATACCCCCTTTTGAGATCTACCCGGAAAAGGAAATACCTCCGGAGAAACCGCCGTTAAAACCAAAAAAAATACTACCGGATGGATTGCCCAAAGTCGCTATTATTATTGATGACCTGGGTTATGACCGGTTTATTGCACAAAAATTCCTCGCTCTTGATGGTGTATTTACCTTTTCCGTGCTTCCCCACAGCCCCTATACTAAAAGGATAGCCAGAGCGGCAGAGGCAAAAGGATATGACATTATGCTTCATCTTCCCATGGAGCCGATGGAATATCCTTCGGTCAATCCCGGCCCCGGAGCACTCCTGACCTCCATGTCTCCCGACGAACTCATCGAACAACTCAGAAAGGATCTGGATGATGTCCCCTCAATCAAGGGTGTCAACAACCACATGGGGTCAAGAATGACCACGGTCTCCACCCAGATGTATCAAATATTTTCTATCCTGAAAAAGCGAAATCTGTTTTTTATCGACAGTCGTTCCACCGCAAAGACCGTATGCAAACCATCGGCCCGCCTGTTGCAGATTCCTTTTGCTCAACGAGATGTTTTTATTGATCATATTCTGGATAGTGAATTTATCCGAAAACAGCTAAGGCAACTTGTGGCCATTGCCAGACGAAAGGGTATGGCGGTTGGAATTGCCCACCCACACCAAATTACCTATAAAATTCTCAGCCAGGAACTTCCTAACCTGAAAAAAAAGGTCCAGCTGGTTCCTGCTTCAGGGATTGTACAAGTCGCAGGCTGATTTAGACATTTAGAAATATCTTATTTGCCCTGGTCATCGAATGTAAAACGAGGTGATGAACATGAAAGATAAAATCAACTGGATAAAGACACACTGCGCCAGGATGGATCATGGCGGTTGTGGACTTATAGTCGGAGTTAAGGATCATGTAATTGTCAAAGTCAAAGGAGACCCGGACGGATTTTTAAATAAAGGCTATGTATGCCCCAAGGGTCTGGCATCCTCCGATCGACTCACTCACCCTTCACGGCTCAGACATCCATTAAAAAGAGCAGGCAACCGGGGAGAGGGAAAGTGGGAAAAAATCGAATGGAAAGAGGCCATTGAAATCATCTCTGATCATTTTCTCAGGATTAAGCAAAAGCACGGGGCAAAGGCCGTGGCTTTCTGCCAGGGTATGCCCAAAGGGCTGGATCATTTTGTTTTAATACGACTGGCCAATCTCTTTGGCTCCCCCAATGTGGGAGCGGTACAGGATGTCTGCCATGCCCCCCGTGAAATCAGCGGTTTTCACACCTGCGGATTTTACCCGGTCACGGACTACCACCATAAAAGCAAGCTGGTCATACTCTGGGGAAGTAATATCACCAGCACCAACGAAGAAGGTGAAATATGCAGCCTCCTTCTGGATCAACTAAAGCAGGGAACGCAGTTGATGGTGATCGATCCGAGAAAAAACGAAATGGCCCGCAAAGCAGAACTCTGGCTGCAATTAAGACCCGGAACCGACAGTGCGCTTGCCCTGGCGTTTTTAAATGTGATTATTGAAGAAGAGCTGTATGATGCTGCATTTGTAAAAAAGTGGACGCACGGTTT
Coding sequences within:
- the ftsX gene encoding permease-like cell division protein FtsX, whose product is MIRHFYKRAIQDIRENRFLNVVTIITIALSILIVSVFALFFINTNDLINHWKKGIRIMVYLKTNTAEAKIPDIKKKFEEMYGVSKAVFISKEKALEQLKQHMKSQISLLEDLKENPLPDAFEVRMIPSSQSWEKVDILSAKIKSFPFVDDVEYGEKWLGRFTNVVSLFRLTGYGVGGLFFMAAVFIVANTIRLVLYSRREEIEIMRLIGASDSFIKTPFYIQGFIQGTFGGIIGLGILFVAFMIIASNIGHGFLPGSFQIRFLPPVVFFSVVISSMLVGWLGCYLSLKQFLKA
- a CDS encoding peptidoglycan DD-metalloendopeptidase family protein, with translation MNKKNNKFSPIFIVIIFLVLFCFGAASGFEETEIDRLKEKANDVEQKIDKSQTEVLKYSKKESAITHSLDRIDFSLNKARRKISLNKSELSVLEKKISKTTNEYKKLTKKIELTEDYAATRLVALYKINQMGQLNLLVTAESVHELVQRKMALERILEYDEKIRNAFVEDKIRLKKVLNRLNQQQIKKVSLKADMNKQFGMMYQKRKAREKLLKEIRSKKSYELAALYSLKKTAKTLDQKIESLDAKLKQDSEDKKSSFPAFKGLLKMPVRGKIERFFGAYKNSKFNVTNFCSGINIGAKRGEPVAAVYDGKIIYSSWFKGYGNMIIIDHGSSYYTLYAHLEEVFVDKGAEIKTGQVIATVGDTGSLTGPSLHFEVRHFGKPVDPLEWLKAG
- a CDS encoding S41 family peptidase, translating into MIIKKRKHLRLWIALTVTVIFLTMGTGFYGNLEAKSEETYQSLKVFSDVLEIIEKNYVDEVDSKELIQKAIQGMVQSLDPHSSLMPPEDFQDLSIDTKGEFTGIGIHITMRDKFVTVISPIEGTPAYRAGIKAQDRIIKVDGKPTTDLREAVKMMRGPKGTTVVVTIQRKGAADPIEFTLIRDTIPIRSVRSAVLKPGYGYIRISNFNQSTTDDLKKALAELESSAKTGDAPLKGLVLDFRNNGGGLLNQAITVSDLFIEEGIILSIKGRTKRNTKDFPASVNNVKRTYPIVALINGGSASASEIVVGALQDHKRALVLGTTSFGKGSVQTVETLRDGYGLKLTIARYYTPSGREIQAKGIEPDVVVKHRFADESDSEGDEERFYKEKDLKNHLEPKSGDTKVIKPEPGRKKGKKKGSKKREEEYLVGPLNAKNLKSDNQIMRALELLVGYDLLKGFQS
- a CDS encoding divergent polysaccharide deacetylase family protein; translated protein: MVKRKTKKKRAKKKARKKISLSTSLIKIFFGFTILLVLVFLAGVLAHHFMLRKEPVKGLQPSEQAPITQIPPFEIYPEKEIPPEKPPLKPKKILPDGLPKVAIIIDDLGYDRFIAQKFLALDGVFTFSVLPHSPYTKRIARAAEAKGYDIMLHLPMEPMEYPSVNPGPGALLTSMSPDELIEQLRKDLDDVPSIKGVNNHMGSRMTTVSTQMYQIFSILKKRNLFFIDSRSTAKTVCKPSARLLQIPFAQRDVFIDHILDSEFIRKQLRQLVAIARRKGMAVGIAHPHQITYKILSQELPNLKKKVQLVPASGIVQVAG